In a genomic window of Azospirillum baldaniorum:
- a CDS encoding DUF4126 family protein: MTTALILAVLIGAVSGSRTLLAPAAVSWAAYGGWLDLSGSWLFFLGHPVSPWVFAAMAVGELVTDKLPGTPSRKRPFPFASRIVGGAVAGAAIGANAGAWVPGLFVGGLGAVAGTLLFYEARRRMAAAFGRDRPAALIEDAVALTVALLVVAAA, encoded by the coding sequence GTGACGACTGCCCTGATTCTCGCCGTCCTGATCGGCGCCGTTTCCGGTTCGCGCACCCTGCTCGCACCGGCGGCGGTCTCCTGGGCCGCCTATGGCGGCTGGCTCGACCTGTCGGGAAGCTGGCTGTTCTTCCTCGGCCACCCGGTCTCGCCCTGGGTCTTCGCCGCCATGGCGGTGGGGGAGCTGGTCACCGACAAGCTGCCGGGCACCCCCAGCCGCAAACGCCCCTTCCCCTTCGCCAGCCGCATCGTCGGCGGTGCCGTCGCGGGCGCTGCCATCGGGGCGAACGCGGGCGCGTGGGTCCCCGGATTGTTCGTCGGCGGGCTCGGCGCGGTTGCCGGCACGCTCCTTTTCTACGAGGCGCGCCGACGCATGGCGGCCGCCTTCGGCCGCGACCGGCCGGCGGCGCTGATCGAGGACGCCGTGGCGCTGACCGTTGCTCTGCTGGTCGTCGCGGCGGCATGA
- a CDS encoding aldehyde dehydrogenase family protein, with product MDHSHNRTPPGVTPWTGGSGDLFSSARTAWAGGNTGERLSIIRKIRRRIAADAEDLVRTLATRPGRSPAESLSAEVLPLAEACRFLEREAAALLAPRRLGARGRPVWLFGVTAEVRREPFGTVLIVGPSNYPLLLPGVQALQALTAGNAVLVKPAPGCSAPMERLADWLAEAGLPDGLFQLLDESPDAVSDAITAGIDKLVLTGSAGTGRAVARQLADGLVPSTMELSGNDAVFVLPGADLGTVARALAFGLRLNGSATCIAPRRVFVPRALAAELEHSLTRSVAATPPAAVPLPVRRRLVGLVRAAVAEGARPVGPLPEDADPAMTPLIVADARPGMALLREELFAPILSLVPVRDAEEALEAAAQSPYALGASVFGPEEEACALAGRLDAGTVTVNDLIVPTADPRLPFGGRRASGWGVTRGAEGLLEMTRVKTVSVRRGRRLPHTDPPRDGDAALMLAALRLLHGGPGARAGVVRTLIQALRDRRTD from the coding sequence ATGGATCACAGCCACAATCGCACCCCTCCGGGTGTAACCCCTTGGACAGGCGGGAGCGGCGATCTATTTTCATCTGCGCGCACGGCGTGGGCCGGCGGCAATACAGGCGAAAGACTGTCCATCATCCGCAAAATCCGCCGCCGCATCGCGGCGGATGCGGAGGATCTTGTGCGAACGCTGGCGACCCGCCCCGGGCGCAGCCCCGCCGAGAGCCTGAGCGCGGAGGTCCTGCCGCTGGCCGAGGCCTGCCGTTTCCTGGAGCGCGAGGCCGCCGCGCTGCTGGCGCCGCGGCGCCTGGGCGCGCGTGGGCGCCCGGTCTGGCTGTTCGGAGTCACCGCGGAGGTGCGACGGGAGCCGTTCGGCACCGTCCTGATCGTCGGCCCGTCCAACTACCCGCTGCTGCTGCCGGGGGTGCAGGCGCTTCAGGCACTGACCGCCGGGAACGCGGTGCTGGTCAAGCCGGCGCCCGGTTGCTCCGCGCCGATGGAGCGGCTGGCCGACTGGCTGGCCGAGGCCGGTCTGCCGGACGGCCTGTTCCAGCTTTTGGACGAGTCCCCCGACGCGGTGTCCGACGCGATCACCGCCGGCATCGACAAGCTGGTGCTGACCGGATCGGCCGGCACCGGCCGGGCGGTGGCCCGCCAGCTCGCCGACGGGCTGGTGCCCTCCACCATGGAATTGTCGGGCAACGACGCGGTGTTCGTCCTGCCGGGGGCCGACCTTGGCACGGTTGCCCGCGCGCTGGCCTTCGGCCTGCGCCTCAACGGCTCCGCCACCTGCATCGCGCCGCGCCGGGTCTTCGTGCCGCGCGCCCTGGCGGCCGAGCTGGAGCATTCCTTGACGCGCAGCGTGGCGGCGACCCCGCCGGCGGCGGTGCCCCTGCCGGTGCGGCGCCGGCTGGTCGGGCTGGTCCGCGCGGCGGTGGCGGAGGGCGCCCGCCCGGTTGGTCCACTGCCCGAGGACGCCGACCCGGCGATGACGCCGCTGATCGTGGCCGACGCGCGGCCGGGCATGGCGCTGCTGCGCGAGGAGCTGTTCGCCCCCATCCTGTCGCTGGTGCCCGTCCGCGATGCCGAGGAGGCGCTGGAGGCCGCCGCGCAGAGCCCCTACGCGCTCGGCGCCTCGGTCTTCGGGCCGGAGGAGGAGGCCTGCGCCCTGGCCGGGCGGCTGGACGCCGGGACGGTGACGGTCAACGACCTGATCGTTCCGACCGCCGACCCCCGCCTGCCTTTCGGAGGGCGCCGCGCCAGCGGCTGGGGCGTCACGCGCGGCGCCGAAGGGCTGCTGGAGATGACGCGGGTGAAAACCGTTTCGGTGCGGCGCGGCCGGCGGCTTCCCCACACCGACCCGCCGCGCGACGGCGACGCGGCGCTGATGCTGGCGGCGCTCCGCCTGCTCCATGGCGGTCCCGGCGCCCGCGCCGGGGTGGTCCGGACCCTGATCCAGGCCCTGCGCGACCGCCGGACCGACTGA
- the crtI gene encoding phytoene desaturase family protein — protein MERQVVIIGAGPGGLASAMLLALTGAKVTVLERQDRVGGRSAGFALDGYRFDSGPTFFLYPRILEEIFEACGRRLSDEVDLIRLDPLYRLVFEAGGELRVHGEMKALMAEIARLNPRDAQGLPRFLADNRAKMELFRPILETEFSSPWALASLPMLKALGRLSPQRSVDRDLSRYFQDPRVRLAFSFQSKYLGMSPFRCPSLFTILSFLEHEHGVFHPRGGTEAVMEAMRRVAEDLGVTVRLNETVRHIRFQGRRAVGVRTEAGEYPADALVINADFARAMTSLVPDDLRRRWSDARIATKKFSCSTFMLYLGIEGRMEGLDHHTVYLAEDYARNLAEIEDGREMPRRPSIYVQNACVSDPELAPPGGSTLYILVPVAHQRGHIDWTAEAPRYRRLVLDRLAGFGLSDLERRIRVERVVTPADWDRQFAVHRGATFNLAHSLDQMLHLRPHNRFEDLDGVYLVGGGTHPGSGLPVIFEGARITSRLLASELGLPTPWRSETMGLSGLPKRAVAGGLA, from the coding sequence ATGGAACGGCAAGTCGTGATCATTGGCGCTGGGCCGGGTGGATTGGCATCCGCAATGCTTCTGGCGCTCACCGGGGCGAAGGTCACCGTGCTGGAACGGCAGGACCGCGTCGGCGGCCGGTCGGCCGGCTTCGCGCTCGACGGGTACCGCTTCGACAGCGGCCCGACCTTCTTCCTCTACCCTCGCATTCTGGAGGAGATCTTCGAGGCCTGCGGGCGCCGCCTGTCGGACGAGGTCGATCTGATCCGTCTCGACCCGCTCTACCGGCTGGTCTTCGAGGCCGGCGGGGAACTGCGGGTCCACGGCGAGATGAAGGCCCTGATGGCGGAGATCGCCCGCCTCAACCCGCGCGACGCCCAGGGGCTGCCGCGTTTCCTGGCCGACAACCGGGCGAAGATGGAGCTGTTCCGCCCGATCCTGGAAACCGAGTTCTCCAGCCCCTGGGCGCTGGCCTCGCTGCCGATGCTGAAGGCGCTGGGACGGCTTTCGCCGCAGCGCTCGGTCGACCGCGACCTGTCCCGTTACTTCCAGGACCCGCGCGTCCGCCTCGCCTTTTCCTTCCAGAGCAAGTATCTGGGCATGTCGCCCTTCCGTTGTCCCAGCCTGTTCACCATCCTGTCCTTCCTGGAGCATGAGCACGGCGTCTTTCACCCGCGCGGCGGGACCGAGGCGGTGATGGAGGCGATGCGGCGGGTGGCCGAGGATCTCGGCGTCACCGTGCGGCTGAACGAGACGGTGCGCCACATCCGCTTCCAGGGCAGGCGCGCCGTGGGGGTGCGGACGGAGGCTGGCGAATACCCGGCCGACGCGCTGGTCATCAACGCCGACTTCGCCCGCGCGATGACGAGCCTGGTGCCCGACGATCTGCGCCGCCGCTGGAGCGACGCCCGCATCGCCACCAAGAAATTCTCCTGCTCCACCTTCATGCTCTATCTCGGGATCGAAGGCCGGATGGAGGGACTGGACCACCACACCGTCTATCTGGCGGAGGATTACGCCCGCAACCTCGCCGAGATCGAGGACGGCCGCGAGATGCCGCGCCGCCCATCGATCTATGTGCAGAACGCCTGCGTGAGCGACCCGGAGTTGGCCCCGCCCGGCGGCAGCACCCTCTACATCCTGGTGCCGGTCGCCCACCAGCGCGGCCACATCGACTGGACGGCCGAGGCGCCGCGCTACCGCCGCCTCGTGCTCGACCGGCTGGCCGGCTTCGGGCTGAGCGATCTGGAGCGCCGCATCCGGGTGGAGCGGGTGGTGACGCCGGCCGACTGGGACCGCCAGTTCGCGGTGCACCGCGGCGCCACCTTCAATCTGGCGCACAGCCTGGATCAGATGCTCCACCTGCGTCCGCACAACCGGTTCGAGGATCTGGACGGCGTCTATCTGGTGGGCGGCGGCACCCACCCCGGCAGCGGCCTGCCGGTGATCTTCGAAGGCGCGCGCATCACGTCGCGGCTGCTGGCCTCGGAACTGGGCCTGCCGACGCCCTGGCGCAGCGAGACCATGGGACTGTCCGGCCTGCCCAAGCGGGCCGTAGCGGGGGGATTGGCATGA
- a CDS encoding phytoene desaturase family protein, with the protein MTDRIAVIGGGLGGLASAVVLAARGHKVVLLEKNGWVGGKAAVLEEGGFRFDMGPTILTVPRVLRRILAEAGCDLDRELELVRLEPQWRCFFDDGTVLDLSENIGAMAAELDRLTPGRGAGEGYRRFQALSERLHGISERFFFWKSVEDLGDTLKVRESMNASTLSDVLALRMGSTVAGTIRSHVPDARAAQMLDHFTQYVGSSPYGSPAVLCAIAHMQTNDGVWYPMGGTRAVPLALERVARRLGVEIRTGTGVRRLEVTDKRVTAVETEGGERIPVSAVVSNMDSVRTYEELVGGVPAKRFRKRRRYEPACSGVVFYLGLDRGYDHLLHHDFVFSRDPAEEFDWIYRRGEPAPDPTCYIAAPARTEPGVAPPGGEALYVLVHTPYLRPHHDWSRMLPDYRRTVFDKLKRTAGMADLEERIRVERVLTPQDIHDRYRVLNGAIYGLASHGRFMGAFKPGNRSRDVAGLYLAGGAAHPGPGMPMVLMSGWIAADSLDQDLRNGARDGDLRAVA; encoded by the coding sequence ATGACGGATCGGATCGCGGTGATCGGCGGCGGCCTGGGCGGGCTGGCGTCGGCGGTGGTTCTGGCGGCGCGCGGCCACAAGGTGGTGCTTCTGGAGAAGAACGGCTGGGTCGGCGGCAAGGCGGCGGTGCTGGAGGAGGGCGGCTTCCGTTTCGACATGGGGCCGACCATCCTGACGGTGCCGCGCGTCCTGCGCCGCATCCTGGCGGAGGCCGGCTGCGACCTTGATCGCGAGCTGGAACTGGTCCGGCTGGAGCCGCAGTGGCGCTGCTTCTTCGACGACGGCACGGTGCTGGACCTGTCGGAGAACATCGGCGCGATGGCCGCGGAACTCGACCGTCTGACCCCCGGCCGCGGCGCCGGGGAGGGCTATCGCCGCTTCCAGGCGCTGTCGGAGCGTCTGCACGGCATTTCCGAACGCTTCTTCTTCTGGAAGTCGGTGGAGGATCTGGGCGACACGCTGAAGGTCCGCGAGAGCATGAACGCCAGCACCCTGTCCGACGTGCTGGCGCTGCGCATGGGCAGCACGGTGGCCGGCACCATCCGCAGCCACGTCCCTGACGCCCGCGCCGCCCAGATGCTCGATCATTTCACCCAGTATGTCGGCTCGTCCCCCTACGGGTCGCCGGCGGTGCTCTGCGCCATCGCCCACATGCAGACCAACGACGGCGTCTGGTACCCGATGGGCGGCACCCGCGCCGTTCCGCTGGCGCTGGAGAGGGTGGCGCGGCGCCTCGGCGTCGAGATCCGCACCGGCACCGGCGTGCGCCGGCTGGAGGTGACCGACAAGCGCGTCACCGCCGTCGAGACCGAGGGCGGGGAGCGCATCCCGGTGTCGGCGGTGGTGTCCAACATGGATTCCGTCCGCACCTACGAGGAGCTGGTGGGCGGCGTCCCGGCCAAGCGCTTCCGCAAGCGCCGCCGCTACGAGCCGGCCTGCTCGGGCGTGGTCTTCTATCTCGGGCTCGACCGCGGCTACGACCACCTGCTGCACCATGACTTCGTCTTCTCCCGTGACCCGGCGGAGGAGTTCGACTGGATCTACCGCCGCGGTGAGCCGGCCCCCGACCCGACCTGCTACATCGCCGCCCCCGCCCGCACCGAGCCCGGCGTGGCGCCGCCGGGGGGCGAGGCGCTCTATGTGCTGGTCCACACCCCTTACCTGCGGCCGCACCACGACTGGTCGCGGATGCTGCCGGACTACCGCCGCACCGTCTTCGACAAGCTGAAGCGCACCGCCGGCATGGCCGACCTGGAGGAGCGCATCCGTGTCGAGCGCGTCCTGACCCCGCAGGACATCCACGACCGCTACCGCGTGCTGAACGGCGCCATCTACGGGCTGGCCAGCCACGGCCGCTTCATGGGCGCCTTCAAGCCGGGCAACCGCTCGCGCGACGTGGCGGGGTTGTATCTGGCCGGCGGGGCCGCCCATCCGGGGCCGGGCATGCCGATGGTGCTGATGTCCGGCTGGATCGCCGCCGACAGCCTGGACCAGGATCTCCGGAACGGAGCGCGCGACGGCGACCTACGCGCCGTCGCCTGA
- a CDS encoding lysophospholipid acyltransferase family protein, with translation MEDDGLRDDPVALRSPALCRFFGAVMARRMRRDFHAVRLARPGWPDLPADRPVIVCLNHPSWWDPALLIVMGTTRYRGRPGYGPIDAAMLRRYRFMARIGLFGVEPGRAGAAAFLRHGRRILADPRSMLWITAEGAFTDPRRRPVRLRPGIAHLVRRAPEALVVPLAVEYPFWDESTPEALARFGEPMDASDFAGRPVPDIAAALERRLETTMDALALDAQSRDPARFLTLIDGTVGVGGVYDLWRRARAWAVGQRFTPRHGDAPDQKGIPR, from the coding sequence ATGGAGGATGACGGTCTGAGGGACGATCCGGTCGCGTTGCGCTCGCCGGCGCTCTGCCGCTTCTTCGGCGCCGTCATGGCGCGGCGGATGCGGCGCGACTTCCACGCGGTGCGGCTGGCCCGGCCGGGCTGGCCGGACCTGCCGGCGGACCGGCCGGTGATCGTCTGCCTGAACCACCCGTCCTGGTGGGACCCCGCTTTGCTGATCGTGATGGGGACCACCCGTTACCGCGGCCGGCCGGGCTATGGCCCCATCGACGCGGCGATGCTGCGCCGCTACCGCTTCATGGCGCGCATCGGCCTGTTCGGGGTCGAGCCGGGCCGGGCGGGCGCCGCCGCCTTCCTGCGCCACGGCCGGCGCATCCTGGCCGACCCGCGCTCCATGCTGTGGATCACCGCGGAGGGCGCCTTCACCGATCCGCGCCGCCGCCCGGTCCGCCTGCGTCCGGGCATCGCCCATCTGGTCCGCCGCGCACCGGAGGCGTTGGTGGTGCCGCTCGCCGTGGAATACCCGTTCTGGGACGAGAGCACGCCGGAGGCCCTGGCGCGCTTCGGGGAGCCGATGGATGCCTCCGACTTCGCCGGCCGGCCGGTGCCGGACATCGCCGCCGCGCTGGAACGACGGCTGGAAACAACGATGGACGCGCTGGCGCTCGACGCGCAGAGCCGCGACCCGGCGCGCTTCCTGACGCTGATCGACGGCACTGTGGGGGTCGGCGGCGTCTACGACCTGTGGCGCCGGGCGCGGGCCTGGGCCGTCGGGCAGCGCTTTACCCCCAGGCACGGTGACGCGCCGGACCAGAAAGGAATTCCCCGCTGA
- a CDS encoding glycosyltransferase: MPTVTLLAALALALALLPLGLGLVNLCLYRRPRAEPPPCAAVSILIPARNEEATIAAAVRAALSSCGVTVEVVVLDDHSTDRTAAIVRDLAARDPRLRLETAPPLPPGWSGKQHACQALAGLARHPVLLFQDADVRLAPDAARLACGALLASRAGLVSGFPRQETGTLAEALVIPLIHVLLLGYLPMVGMRWSGSPGFAAACGQLIAVRRDAYERAGGHAAIATSLHDGVTLPRAFRRAGQGSDLFDATGLARCRMYRGWREVWSGFSKNATEGMATPVALPVWTLLLFGGHVLPWLLLGWAALVPLPDMVVALATLAVAAGLLFRLLLALRFRQSLVGALLHPVGILILLAIQWSALLRAHRGRPAEWRGRAYPSTSRTGAP, translated from the coding sequence ATGCCCACCGTCACGCTGCTGGCCGCGCTGGCTTTGGCGCTCGCCCTGCTGCCGCTGGGGCTGGGCCTCGTGAATCTGTGCCTCTACCGCCGCCCGCGAGCCGAGCCGCCGCCCTGCGCCGCCGTCAGCATCCTGATCCCCGCTCGCAACGAGGAGGCCACCATCGCCGCCGCGGTGCGGGCGGCGCTGTCCAGCTGCGGCGTGACGGTGGAGGTGGTGGTGTTGGACGACCATTCCACCGACCGCACGGCGGCGATCGTCCGCGACCTCGCCGCCCGCGACCCGCGCCTGCGGCTGGAGACGGCGCCACCGCTGCCGCCGGGCTGGTCGGGGAAGCAGCACGCCTGCCAGGCGCTTGCCGGGCTGGCGCGGCACCCGGTGCTGCTGTTCCAGGACGCCGACGTGCGGCTGGCTCCGGACGCCGCCCGGCTGGCCTGCGGCGCGCTGCTGGCCAGCCGGGCGGGGCTGGTCAGCGGCTTCCCGCGCCAGGAGACCGGCACCCTGGCCGAGGCGCTGGTGATCCCGCTGATCCATGTGCTTCTGCTCGGCTATCTGCCGATGGTCGGGATGCGCTGGTCGGGCAGCCCGGGATTCGCCGCCGCCTGCGGCCAATTGATCGCGGTGCGGCGGGATGCCTATGAGCGGGCCGGCGGCCACGCCGCCATAGCAACCTCGCTGCACGACGGGGTGACGCTGCCGCGCGCCTTCCGCCGGGCGGGGCAGGGGAGCGACCTGTTCGACGCGACCGGCCTCGCCCGCTGCCGGATGTATCGCGGCTGGCGGGAGGTGTGGTCCGGCTTCTCGAAGAACGCGACGGAGGGGATGGCGACCCCGGTCGCCCTGCCAGTCTGGACCCTGTTGCTGTTCGGCGGCCACGTCCTGCCCTGGCTGCTGCTGGGCTGGGCGGCTCTGGTCCCGCTGCCGGATATGGTGGTCGCACTGGCGACGCTGGCCGTCGCGGCCGGCCTGCTGTTCCGACTGCTGCTAGCCTTGCGTTTCCGTCAGAGTCTTGTTGGCGCGCTGCTCCACCCCGTGGGCATCCTGATCCTTCTGGCGATCCAATGGTCGGCGCTGCTGCGCGCCCACCGGGGCCGCCCGGCGGAGTGGCGGGGGCGCGCCTATCCGTCCACCTCCAGAACGGGTGCGCCATGA
- a CDS encoding DUF2141 domain-containing protein: protein MMTQCQFRNARCAIVGRAAVGGSLVALAVLLAVAPAAAADLAITVANVANAQGKVLVAVCTPETFLGPNCPYTAAEPARPGSVTVVVHKVPPGTYAVQSFHDENQNLELDRNFLGLPKEGVGFSNDAPMRFGPPRYADATLTVAEPVTRTTLTLRYLIER from the coding sequence ATGATGACCCAATGCCAGTTCCGGAACGCCCGTTGCGCCATCGTAGGCCGCGCCGCTGTGGGCGGATCGCTGGTCGCTCTGGCGGTCCTGCTGGCGGTGGCCCCGGCAGCCGCCGCCGACCTTGCCATCACCGTCGCCAACGTCGCGAACGCGCAGGGAAAGGTGCTGGTCGCGGTGTGCACGCCGGAGACCTTCCTCGGACCCAACTGTCCCTACACCGCGGCGGAACCGGCGCGGCCGGGCAGCGTCACCGTGGTGGTGCACAAGGTTCCGCCCGGCACCTACGCGGTGCAGTCCTTTCATGACGAGAACCAGAATCTCGAACTCGACCGTAACTTCCTCGGCCTGCCGAAGGAGGGGGTCGGCTTCAGCAACGACGCTCCCATGCGCTTCGGCCCGCCGCGCTACGCCGACGCCACCCTGACGGTCGCCGAGCCGGTGACGCGGACGACGCTGACGCTGCGCTATCTGATCGAGCGTTGA
- a CDS encoding Swt1 family HEPN domain-containing protein, protein MAMTNQDRLAKALDLLKAGLGPFVEREIEAALKRNIQVPAVRAFADDPLARNRPITQWDAALLLKLMWEAWNEVFRNTLGPAERGLVGEIRGHRNKWAHQEPFSGDDTDRALDSIARLLTAVSASQADEVGRMKMELRRLIFEEQARSERRKGAGTAIESQVTGSLTPWREVVAPHKDVASGRYQQAEFAADLWQVHLGEGSDEYRNPAEFFRRTYLTESLKTLLKGAALRLSGQGGDPVVQLQTNFGGGKTHSMLALYHLVSGTPPGDLLGVDAILAEAEITKLPEKVARVVLVGNKISPGNPSVKPDGTVVRTLWGELAWQLGGARAFARVRADDERATSPGDVLRELMNEFGPSLILIDEWVAYARQLHDDPDLPGGSFETHFTFAQALTEAAKLAKHCLLVISLPASDTAISPHAVGDDEEVGGERGRAALARLRNVIGRVESSWAPASTEEGFEIVRRRLFEPLLERSQFVSRDTVARKFHDLYQGQHQEFPPECRDSDYENRLRAAYPIHPEVFDRLYTDWSTQPKFQRTRGVLRLMAAVIHSLWEKGDRNPMIMPGNLPIDDPRVRDELTRYLSDTWKPIIEKDVDGPSALPLRIDGDVPNLGKFAATRRVARTLYLGSAPTSTAANRGIEDRRIKLGCVMPGEAPSLFGDALRRLATAATYLYQDGARYWYSTQPTVTKMAEDRAEQLKRYPDQVVAEIERRLRIDLKSIGDFCRVHPLPQSGADVPDDVDARLVVLSTEFPYSKDAGNKAEAAAKAILESRGNSPRLFRNSLTFLAVDQTRLQDLDEAMRRYVAWASILDEKLELNLDPHQVRQAETQMKTADSTVAARMPEAYQWLLVPVQTSPQAAVEWQALRLSGQDALAVRASKKLRNEELLVPSLAGTRLRMELDRIPLWRGDHVSIRQLAEDFARYVYLPRLKDSSVLTAAVQDGLGLLLWSQDSFAYADSYDETAKRYRGLRCGKQLTLSPDNLDGLLVKAEVAQAQQAAEAAAIPQAGTTGGTPGEPSASSTPTGAAGGDGNPSGSAVPRPLRRFHGTVSLNAMRAGRDAGEIANEIIAHLVGVVGSEVTVTLEIEARLPDGASDHLVRTVTENCRTLKFASQGFEEE, encoded by the coding sequence ATGGCGATGACCAACCAGGACCGCCTTGCCAAGGCACTCGACCTCCTCAAGGCCGGATTGGGGCCGTTCGTCGAACGCGAGATCGAGGCTGCGCTGAAGCGCAACATCCAGGTTCCGGCGGTGCGCGCCTTCGCCGATGATCCGCTCGCCCGCAACAGGCCGATCACCCAGTGGGATGCCGCGCTGCTGCTGAAGCTGATGTGGGAAGCCTGGAACGAGGTGTTCCGCAACACCCTCGGCCCCGCCGAGCGGGGACTGGTGGGTGAGATCCGCGGCCATCGCAACAAATGGGCGCACCAGGAGCCCTTCTCCGGCGACGACACCGACCGCGCGCTCGACTCCATCGCCCGCCTGCTGACCGCTGTTTCCGCCTCCCAGGCGGACGAAGTGGGCAGGATGAAGATGGAACTGCGCCGCCTGATCTTCGAGGAGCAGGCCCGATCCGAGCGGCGCAAGGGCGCGGGCACCGCCATTGAAAGCCAGGTCACCGGCAGCCTGACCCCGTGGCGCGAGGTGGTGGCTCCGCACAAGGATGTCGCCAGCGGGCGCTACCAGCAGGCGGAATTCGCCGCCGACCTGTGGCAGGTGCATCTGGGCGAAGGCTCGGACGAATACAGGAACCCGGCGGAGTTCTTCCGCCGCACCTATCTGACCGAAAGCCTGAAGACCTTGCTGAAGGGCGCAGCGCTGCGGCTGTCCGGGCAGGGCGGCGACCCGGTGGTGCAGTTGCAGACCAATTTCGGCGGCGGCAAAACCCACTCCATGCTGGCGCTCTACCATCTGGTGTCCGGCACTCCGCCGGGCGACCTGCTGGGCGTAGATGCCATCCTGGCCGAGGCCGAAATCACCAAGCTGCCGGAGAAGGTCGCACGGGTGGTGCTGGTGGGGAACAAGATTTCCCCCGGCAATCCTAGCGTGAAGCCCGACGGCACTGTGGTGCGGACGCTGTGGGGCGAACTGGCTTGGCAGCTTGGCGGTGCCAGGGCGTTCGCGCGGGTACGGGCCGACGACGAGCGCGCCACCAGCCCCGGCGACGTGTTGCGCGAGTTGATGAACGAGTTCGGCCCCAGCCTGATCCTGATCGACGAGTGGGTAGCCTATGCCCGCCAGCTTCACGACGATCCCGATTTGCCGGGCGGCAGCTTCGAGACCCATTTCACCTTCGCTCAGGCCCTTACAGAAGCCGCCAAGCTCGCCAAGCACTGCCTGCTGGTGATCAGCCTTCCGGCCTCGGACACGGCCATCTCGCCTCACGCCGTTGGCGACGACGAGGAAGTGGGCGGCGAACGGGGCCGCGCCGCACTCGCCCGTCTGCGCAACGTCATCGGCCGCGTGGAATCATCATGGGCACCGGCCAGCACCGAGGAAGGCTTCGAGATCGTCCGTCGCCGCCTGTTCGAGCCGCTGCTTGAGAGGTCCCAGTTCGTGTCTCGCGATACAGTGGCGCGGAAGTTCCACGATCTGTATCAGGGGCAGCATCAGGAGTTCCCGCCGGAGTGCCGGGACTCCGACTACGAGAACCGCCTCCGGGCCGCCTATCCCATCCACCCCGAGGTGTTCGACCGCCTCTACACCGACTGGTCCACCCAGCCCAAGTTCCAGCGCACGCGCGGCGTGCTGCGCCTGATGGCGGCGGTGATCCATAGCCTGTGGGAGAAGGGCGACCGCAATCCCATGATCATGCCGGGCAACCTGCCCATCGACGATCCCCGCGTCCGAGACGAACTGACCCGCTACCTGTCCGACACCTGGAAGCCGATCATCGAGAAGGACGTGGACGGCCCCAGCGCGCTGCCGCTGCGCATCGACGGCGACGTGCCCAACCTGGGCAAGTTCGCCGCCACCCGCCGGGTGGCCCGTACCCTCTATCTGGGGTCGGCCCCCACCTCCACGGCTGCCAACCGCGGCATCGAAGACCGCCGGATCAAGCTGGGCTGCGTCATGCCGGGCGAAGCGCCGTCGCTGTTCGGCGATGCGCTGCGGCGGCTCGCTACGGCGGCCACCTACTTGTACCAGGACGGCGCCCGCTACTGGTATTCGACCCAGCCCACCGTCACCAAGATGGCCGAGGACCGGGCCGAGCAGTTGAAGCGCTACCCCGACCAAGTGGTGGCCGAGATCGAGAGGCGATTGCGGATCGACTTGAAATCCATAGGCGACTTCTGTCGGGTCCACCCCCTGCCACAATCCGGCGCCGACGTTCCCGACGACGTGGACGCACGGCTGGTGGTGCTGTCGACGGAGTTCCCCTACAGCAAGGACGCGGGCAACAAGGCCGAGGCGGCGGCCAAGGCCATTCTGGAATCGCGCGGCAACTCGCCGCGGCTGTTCCGGAACAGCCTCACCTTCCTAGCCGTCGATCAGACCCGCTTGCAGGATCTGGACGAGGCGATGCGCCGCTACGTGGCCTGGGCCTCGATCCTGGACGAGAAGCTGGAACTGAACCTGGACCCCCATCAGGTGCGCCAAGCCGAGACCCAGATGAAAACGGCGGACAGTACTGTGGCTGCGCGGATGCCGGAAGCCTATCAGTGGCTGCTGGTGCCGGTGCAGACCTCCCCCCAGGCTGCCGTGGAATGGCAGGCGCTGCGCCTGTCCGGTCAGGACGCGCTGGCCGTGCGGGCATCCAAGAAGCTGCGCAACGAGGAGCTTCTGGTGCCGTCGCTGGCGGGAACCCGGCTGCGCATGGAACTGGACCGCATTCCCCTGTGGCGCGGCGATCATGTCAGCATCCGGCAACTGGCCGAGGATTTCGCCCGCTACGTCTATCTGCCGCGCCTGAAGGATTCCTCGGTGCTGACCGCTGCTGTCCAAGATGGTCTCGGCCTGCTGCTGTGGAGTCAGGATTCCTTCGCCTACGCCGACAGCTATGACGAGACGGCGAAAAGGTACCGCGGCCTGCGCTGCGGCAAGCAGCTTACCCTGTCCCCTGACAACCTGGACGGCTTGTTGGTCAAGGCCGAGGTGGCCCAGGCCCAGCAAGCGGCGGAAGCCGCAGCCATTCCTCAGGCGGGCACGACCGGCGGCACACCGGGAGAGCCGTCAGCCAGCAGCACGCCGACCGGGGCTGCTGGTGGGGACGGGAACCCCTCCGGCTCCGCCGTACCGCGTCCGCTCCGCCGCTTCCACGGCACCGTCTCGCTCAATGCCATGCGGGCTGGCCGGGATGCCGGTGAAATCGCCAACGAGATCATCGCCCACTTGGTCGGCGTCGTCGGTAGCGAGGTGACGGTGACCCTGGAGATTGAAGCCCGCCTGCCCGACGGCGCCTCCGACCACTTGGTGCGGACAGTGACGGAAAACTGCCGAACGCTGAAGTTTGCCAGCCAAGGGTTCGAGGAGGAGTAA